A genomic stretch from Streptococcus oralis includes:
- a CDS encoding response regulator transcription factor, producing MKKTILLVDDEIDILDIQNRYLIQAGYDVLVAHDGKEGLELFRKKSIDLIITDIMMPNMDGYDFISEVQYIAPDQPFLFTTAKTSEQDKIYGLSLGADDFIVKPFSPRELVLRVNNILRRLSRGGETEQIEFGDLVINHVTHEVRIGEQPLELTVKSFELLWILASNPERVFSKTELYEKVWQEDYVDDTNTLNVHIHALRQELTKYTNSNAPAIKTVWGLGYKMERPRGRK from the coding sequence ATGAAAAAGACAATTTTGCTGGTTGATGATGAAATAGATATTCTAGATATTCAAAACCGTTATCTTATACAGGCAGGTTACGATGTTTTGGTCGCCCATGATGGTAAGGAGGGATTAGAGCTTTTCAGAAAAAAATCTATCGACCTCATTATCACAGATATCATGATGCCCAATATGGACGGGTATGATTTTATCAGTGAAGTTCAGTATATCGCTCCGGATCAACCCTTCCTCTTTACAACTGCTAAGACAAGCGAACAGGATAAGATTTATGGATTGAGTTTGGGGGCAGATGATTTTATAGTCAAACCCTTTAGCCCACGCGAATTGGTTTTAAGAGTGAATAATATCTTGCGTCGCCTTAGCCGTGGAGGAGAGACCGAACAGATCGAGTTTGGTGACTTGGTAATCAACCATGTGACTCATGAGGTTCGCATTGGGGAGCAACCTTTGGAATTGACAGTAAAATCCTTTGAACTTCTATGGATATTAGCCAGCAATCCCGAGAGAGTCTTTTCAAAGACGGAACTTTACGAGAAGGTATGGCAGGAGGACTATGTAGATGATACCAATACACTCAATGTTCATATCCATGCTTTGAGGCAAGAGTTGACCAAGTATACAAATTCAAATGCTCCTGCTATCAAAACTGTCTGGGGTTTGGGTTATAAGATGGAAAGACCAAGAGGTAGAAAATGA
- a CDS encoding sensor histidine kinase has product MKLKNYILVGYLVSTLLTILVVFWAVQRMLIEKSEVYFLVGITLIASFIGAAVSIFLLSPVFSSLKHLKKQAQDIASKDFSTEIETKGPLEFQELGQAFNDMSHNLQATFQSLDESEQEKRMMIAQLSHDIKTPITSIQVTVEGILDGVIKEEERLHYLTTIGRQTERLNKLVEELDVLTLNTQPQETADEEVEEVFLDQLLIESMSEFQLQIEQEERDVYIQVSPESAKIKSHSDKLSRILVNLLNNAFKYSEPGTRIEVLAQLTEQELRISVKDEGQGILPEDLEKIFKRLYRVETSRNMKTGGHGLGLAIARELAHQLGGEITAESQYGLGSKFTFSLNLK; this is encoded by the coding sequence ATGAAATTAAAAAACTATATTTTAGTGGGGTATCTAGTGTCGACTCTACTAACGATTTTGGTCGTTTTCTGGGCAGTCCAACGAATGTTGATTGAGAAAAGTGAAGTTTACTTTCTCGTTGGAATAACCTTGATTGCTAGTTTCATTGGCGCTGCAGTGAGCATCTTTCTTTTGTCGCCAGTGTTCTCTTCTCTGAAACATTTGAAAAAACAAGCTCAGGATATAGCAAGCAAGGATTTCAGCACAGAAATTGAAACCAAGGGACCATTAGAATTTCAAGAGCTGGGCCAGGCTTTTAATGACATGTCCCACAATTTGCAAGCTACCTTTCAATCACTTGATGAGAGCGAGCAAGAAAAGAGAATGATGATTGCGCAGCTCTCTCACGATATTAAAACTCCCATTACCTCCATTCAGGTTACTGTGGAGGGAATTCTAGATGGAGTGATCAAGGAAGAGGAGCGGCTCCACTACTTAACCACGATTGGTCGGCAAACCGAGCGTCTAAACAAGCTAGTGGAGGAGTTGGATGTTTTGACTCTCAATACACAACCTCAAGAAACTGCTGATGAAGAAGTCGAAGAGGTCTTTTTAGATCAGTTGCTGATTGAGTCAATGAGTGAATTTCAACTCCAGATTGAACAAGAGGAGCGAGATGTTTACATTCAAGTATCACCTGAGTCGGCGAAAATCAAGAGCCATTCTGACAAACTTTCTCGCATTCTGGTCAATTTGTTAAACAATGCCTTTAAATATTCAGAACCAGGAACCAGAATCGAGGTTCTTGCCCAATTAACAGAACAAGAGCTGAGAATCAGTGTGAAAGACGAGGGTCAGGGAATCCTTCCTGAGGATTTGGAAAAAATCTTTAAACGACTTTATCGTGTAGAAACTTCGCGCAATATGAAGACGGGTGGGCATGGCTTAGGTCTTGCGATTGCACGAGAACTAGCCCATCAGCTTGGTGGCGAAATCACAGCAGAAAGTCAGTATGGCTTAGGAAGCAAGTTTACATTCAGCCTCAATTTGAAATAA
- a CDS encoding primase C-terminal domain-containing protein, whose protein sequence is MKLQEYFSLITKNGLRTQKFKNSHLQLISSAEEGRRGSVFAYRSKANMVKARGVVLTSIESLLENQDQFTHWTPNVYCYGSYSDAGRRITRGHSEDNLRQINTFYIDFDITSAAEEMTTGDILTASLELGFMPTLILKSDKGFQAYFVLSESAYVTAHSQFRVVKVAKAISQNLRNYFAQTLPVDMTCNHFGIARIPRTDNVEFFEADYTYSFQEWLDWSMKQSDLPFPSKKPNLTVISGSEGVKQIDEPWYQLLMREGNIKGGKALMGRNNVLFTLALANFSSGIDQEECEEVLSNFNASLDEPLSSAEYHKIITSAYSGKYEAASRDYAMTLCKAWVNQELKASDLFVKQRWYKFKKKRADRKNSHYSEWEDDIMFYITERTNQDQTILKVTQKDLQIALGIASSSLKIVLRRLVEKHKIFLQVKKGRGGGLILASIRMIILTTMQKKQDAKKAYLDTLTHLLKIPRKIINQTIYHVQEGLKHVVQGELFEEDVG, encoded by the coding sequence ATGAAGTTACAAGAATACTTTAGCTTAATCACAAAAAACGGATTAAGAACACAAAAATTTAAGAATAGCCATCTACAACTCATCTCTTCAGCTGAAGAGGGAAGACGAGGCTCTGTATTTGCTTATCGTTCAAAAGCGAATATGGTGAAGGCACGTGGTGTTGTTTTAACCTCTATCGAATCATTGCTGGAGAACCAGGATCAGTTTACACACTGGACTCCTAATGTATATTGCTACGGAAGCTATAGTGATGCTGGTAGACGGATTACACGTGGGCACTCTGAAGATAATCTTAGACAGATTAACACATTCTACATTGACTTCGATATTACCTCTGCAGCTGAAGAAATGACGACAGGAGATATTTTAACCGCTTCTCTGGAGCTAGGTTTTATGCCAACGTTGATTCTAAAATCTGATAAGGGATTTCAAGCCTATTTTGTCCTCTCAGAATCGGCTTATGTTACAGCTCATTCCCAATTTCGAGTGGTAAAGGTGGCCAAAGCAATCTCTCAAAATTTGAGAAATTACTTTGCTCAAACTTTACCAGTAGATATGACCTGTAACCATTTTGGAATTGCTCGGATTCCTCGAACTGATAATGTTGAATTTTTTGAAGCTGACTATACCTATTCGTTCCAGGAGTGGTTAGATTGGTCGATGAAGCAATCAGATCTTCCCTTCCCAAGTAAAAAGCCCAATTTGACGGTTATTTCAGGTTCTGAAGGGGTGAAACAGATTGATGAACCTTGGTATCAATTGCTGATGAGAGAAGGGAATATCAAAGGTGGAAAAGCCTTGATGGGAAGAAACAACGTTCTTTTCACGCTGGCTTTAGCCAACTTCTCTTCAGGAATCGATCAGGAAGAGTGTGAGGAGGTTCTTTCTAACTTTAATGCAAGTTTAGACGAACCACTCTCTTCAGCTGAATATCATAAGATTATCACAAGCGCCTACTCAGGAAAATATGAAGCTGCTAGTCGTGACTATGCGATGACTTTATGTAAAGCATGGGTTAACCAGGAACTCAAGGCTTCAGATCTCTTTGTGAAGCAACGTTGGTACAAGTTTAAGAAGAAACGTGCAGACAGAAAGAATAGTCATTATTCCGAGTGGGAAGACGATATTATGTTTTACATCACAGAGAGAACGAATCAAGATCAAACTATTTTAAAAGTGACACAAAAAGACTTACAGATTGCTCTTGGAATTGCCAGTTCTAGCTTAAAAATCGTTCTACGTAGACTGGTAGAGAAGCATAAAATTTTTTTACAAGTTAAAAAAGGGCGAGGAGGGGGATTAATATTAGCCTCTATTCGAATGATAATCTTAACAACTATGCAAAAGAAACAAGATGCTAAAAAGGCCTATTTAGATACCCTTACGCATCTTTTGAAGATACCTAGAAAGATTATCAACCAAACTATTTATCATGTACAGGAGGGCTTAAAACATGTCGTACAAGGAGAATTATTTGAGGAGGATGTGGGATAA
- a CDS encoding pLS20_p028 family conjugation system transmembrane protein, whose translation MKYDNFSDLMSRFDNLHNKIPITDERSAPLVEFYKYWSNYLEPTPAYLAFLSSLWGSLAKGLYFITASLEHVFNNLFKLFGLFGYLGDQKTVIGQFFYWFQVIGTSLFALILVVSAVTGVFTKPVKYKNVILNFLMVTLVSSALPLALTTISTAISEDVQSVQKVESASGDNSKYFSSLAIQPMKNNVVDLKVLIDKDFSTELFPMDDYGFIKPIQEGSTPLNNITDSPDKRDTSDFASRIDFSATFGATDTVLLDALETKQKGLKGLFLHQLNATQNGILTVDEHRFVKGLNAFEPVYMRYKVNWIGMFAQYFILIILLTSMAIKLVKSIFDILIEALISPLVGYTSLSNSKKYKELLRTIGGAGAGIFFEVIIMRVTLEIFRDLPVLSVSAVAKLSGGFFEGLNSWEQMIAACVVYVGVFFASMQGVAMIERWLGVSTGHSETAQQLLGAMMMGNAFAAGAGGVFNGGMALGQFGMDMAQKAPDALSKGSQILGNSLARTGGGIQGAWNSVKDQGLMNAAKGGVSNMVDLAEWKTFEAMQNTKGAVGNVLNNLDDKAVSAQNATYNALKNDAVPGIGQPGPIDIPEPPIDPGTTDAPIVDPTSSAEGMESPIQDPNSPAESPIQDPNPPAEAPVSESTQPPAQPDSSQQKFQQSMNQMNYMNQQMQQAGQRMQGGRHITGAESEEDDN comes from the coding sequence ATGAAATATGATAATTTTTCAGATTTAATGTCAAGATTCGATAACTTACATAACAAGATTCCAATAACAGATGAACGTTCGGCTCCTTTAGTTGAATTTTATAAGTATTGGAGCAATTACCTGGAACCAACACCAGCTTATTTAGCGTTTTTATCTAGTTTATGGGGCTCTTTGGCTAAAGGGCTGTATTTTATAACTGCTAGTCTAGAACATGTTTTTAACAATTTATTTAAGCTTTTTGGACTTTTCGGATATCTGGGGGATCAGAAGACAGTAATTGGTCAATTTTTTTACTGGTTTCAGGTAATTGGAACTTCTCTGTTTGCCTTAATACTCGTTGTATCAGCTGTTACAGGAGTTTTTACAAAACCAGTTAAATATAAAAATGTAATCTTAAATTTTTTGATGGTGACCCTAGTATCTTCAGCTTTACCGTTGGCTTTAACGACAATATCTACGGCTATTTCTGAAGATGTGCAGAGTGTTCAGAAAGTAGAGAGTGCCTCAGGAGACAATTCAAAGTATTTCTCTTCTCTAGCTATTCAACCTATGAAAAATAATGTTGTAGATTTGAAAGTTTTAATTGATAAGGATTTTTCAACAGAACTTTTCCCAATGGATGACTATGGATTTATTAAACCTATCCAGGAAGGCTCGACTCCTCTTAATAATATTACAGATAGTCCAGATAAACGTGATACCTCTGATTTTGCTTCACGAATTGATTTTAGTGCCACATTTGGAGCGACTGATACAGTTCTATTAGATGCTCTTGAGACAAAACAAAAAGGATTAAAAGGACTCTTTCTTCATCAATTAAATGCAACTCAAAATGGAATTTTAACTGTTGATGAACATCGCTTTGTAAAGGGATTAAATGCTTTTGAACCAGTGTATATGCGTTATAAAGTCAATTGGATTGGGATGTTTGCTCAGTACTTTATTTTGATTATTCTTTTAACGAGTATGGCCATTAAACTCGTAAAATCTATTTTTGATATTCTTATTGAAGCACTTATTTCACCTCTAGTCGGTTATACTTCACTTTCTAACTCTAAAAAATATAAGGAATTATTAAGAACAATTGGCGGTGCTGGAGCAGGTATCTTCTTTGAGGTTATTATTATGCGTGTAACGCTTGAGATTTTCCGAGATTTACCAGTTCTCTCTGTCTCAGCTGTGGCGAAGCTTTCTGGAGGATTCTTTGAAGGCCTTAATAGTTGGGAACAAATGATAGCGGCCTGTGTAGTTTATGTTGGAGTATTCTTTGCATCAATGCAAGGAGTGGCCATGATTGAACGTTGGCTTGGAGTTTCAACCGGTCATAGTGAAACAGCTCAACAACTGCTCGGTGCTATGATGATGGGCAATGCCTTTGCGGCTGGAGCAGGTGGTGTCTTTAATGGGGGTATGGCACTTGGTCAATTTGGTATGGATATGGCACAAAAAGCTCCAGATGCCTTATCTAAAGGAAGCCAGATCCTAGGGAATAGCCTTGCCAGAACTGGAGGTGGTATTCAAGGTGCTTGGAACTCTGTAAAAGACCAGGGCTTGATGAATGCGGCCAAAGGTGGTGTAAGCAATATGGTTGATTTGGCAGAATGGAAAACTTTTGAAGCCATGCAAAATACGAAAGGGGCAGTAGGCAACGTTTTAAATAACCTAGATGATAAGGCCGTCTCTGCTCAAAATGCGACCTATAACGCTCTGAAAAATGATGCTGTTCCTGGAATTGGTCAGCCTGGCCCAATTGATATTCCTGAACCTCCAATCGATCCAGGAACAACGGATGCACCTATTGTCGATCCAACTTCTTCAGCTGAAGGAATGGAGTCCCCAATTCAAGATCCAAATTCACCTGCAGAGTCCCCAATTCAAGATCCAAATCCACCTGCAGAGGCACCAGTTTCAGAATCGACACAACCACCAGCACAGCCTGATTCT